GTGTCAGGATAACGTGCTTCGGCATTCAGGCTTTGCGCCCACTGGGTGAGCGTGGTGGTATCCTGGCGTAAAAAGGCGTGCAGCGTGAGCGGCGGCAGCGGGAACTGATACACCATGTGTGCCTCATCGCCTTCACCGAAATAACTGATATTTTCGTGATGCGGCACGTTGGTTTCGGTGATGATCCGCGTGCCGGGGATCACTTCATCAAGGATGGTTCGCCAGACTTTGATGATGTTATGCGCCTGCGGCATGTGAATGCAGCGCGTCCCGGCCTCCTTCCAGATATACCCAATCGCATCGAGGCGGATCGACTGCCCGCCACTGGCGGCGTACTGCAACAGTACATCAATGCTTTCCAGCAGAACCTGCGGATTTTTGAAATTGATATCCACCTGATCTTCACTGAACGTGGTCCACAGGTATAACTCATTGCCGTCGGCTTTGATAAACGGCGTCAGCAGCGGCGAGGCGCGGGGGCGCACAACGCGGCTGTAATCCAGCTCGGGATTCGAGGCAATAAAGTAATCTTTGTAATAAGGATCGTCATGCAGATAGCCTTTCATCCATTCGCTTGAGCGGGAGATATGGTTAATCACGCAGTCAAACATCAGGTTGAAATTCGCGGAAAGGTGATGAATATCCGACCATCCGCCGAGATGTTCGTCGATACGGCGGTAGTCGATGACGCTGAAGCCGTCGTCGGAGCTGTACGGATACATCGGCAGAATATGGATGTCGCTGATAATCTCGCGCAGATAGGTATTGGCGAAGTGATTCAGCGTCGCCAGCGGCGGTTGTTCACCGTGACGTATATTGTCGCCGTAAGTAATCAGATAAATGTTGGTGCCATCCACCCAATCGGTGGTGCGGTGCTTGCCGTAATTCCATTTGTCGGCGAGATGCAGGATTTTTTTCAGCAGGTCGGCGATGTGTTCCCTGGGGTAAATCCTGCTTAACAGGCTTTCCAGCCGCAGGACATACTCAAGATTAACTGAGCTCATATCGGTTCCTTCTTACTGCGTTTCTGTTTTTCTATTGAACAGGTTAAAACCAAAGCGCTTTAAAAAGGGTAGTTGAAAATGAGGTCTTCTGACGGGAACGGGCGGGATAAAGTGCAAAACGTTGTAAATATTGCGACGTGCAGAAAGTTCATCCTTACTGCACGTCGGGGATAAATCAGGCGTTGCCGAGCGTAGCGACCATCACCGCTTTGATGGTGTGCAGACGGTTTTCCGCCTGATCAAACACCACGCTGTGGCTGGACTCAAAGACGTCATCCGTGACTTCCATGCCGCCTTGCAGGCCGTATTCTTCCGCCATTTGCTTGCCGAGCGTGGTCTGGTCGTCATGGAATGCAGGCAGACAATGCAGGAATTTCACCTGCGGATTGCCGGTCAGTGCCAGCATTGCGCTGTTGACCTGATAAGCGCGCAGCAAATTAATGCGCTCTTTCCAGACTTCTTTCGGCTCGCCCATGGAAACCCACACGTCGGTATACAGGAAATCAGCGTCTTTCACGCCGGCTGCAATATCTTCGGTCAGGGTGATATTGCCGCCATTTTCTTGTGCCAGATGCGTGCAGGTGGCGACCAGTTCGGCTTCCGGCCAGCAGGCTGAAGGCGCGACCAGACGCAAATCCAGACCGCATAACGCGGCGGCTTCCAGCAGTGAATTGCCCATATTGTTACGGGTGTCGCCCAGATACGCCAGACGCATACCTTGCAGCGGCTGGCCCGGTAAATGCTCCTGCATGGTCAGCAGATCAGCCAGCAACTGGGTCGGATGGAATTCATTGGTTAAGCCATTCCAGACTGGCACACCGGCGTATTGCGCCAGAATTTCGACTTTATCCTGACCGAAACCACGATACTGAATACCGTCATACATGCGGCCGAGGACGCGGGCGGTATCTTTCATCGATTCTTTATGGCCGATCTGGCTGCCACTTGGGCCGAGATAGGTGACTTTCGCTCCCTGATCATAAGCGGCAACTTCGAAAGAGCATCGGGTGCGGGTTGAGTCTTTTTCGAAGATGAGCGCGATGTTTTTGCCTTGCAGACTGGCTTTTTCGGTGCCGTTCTTTTTAG
The Rahnella variigena genome window above contains:
- a CDS encoding sugar phosphorylase, whose product is MSSVNLEYVLRLESLLSRIYPREHIADLLKKILHLADKWNYGKHRTTDWVDGTNIYLITYGDNIRHGEQPPLATLNHFANTYLREIISDIHILPMYPYSSDDGFSVIDYRRIDEHLGGWSDIHHLSANFNLMFDCVINHISRSSEWMKGYLHDDPYYKDYFIASNPELDYSRVVRPRASPLLTPFIKADGNELYLWTTFSEDQVDINFKNPQVLLESIDVLLQYAASGGQSIRLDAIGYIWKEAGTRCIHMPQAHNIIKVWRTILDEVIPGTRIITETNVPHHENISYFGEGDEAHMVYQFPLPPLTLHAFLRQDTTTLTQWAQSLNAEARYPDTTYFNFLASHDGIGLRPTETFLSDDERKYMAQETLRKEGRISYKDNGDGTHSPYELNINYLSALTEPDDDTGLKARKFLAAQALLLSFIGVPAIYIHSLLGSENDLDGMHQSGINRRINRKKLELGKVEAELEKKDSLSARVFYGLQALIKHRREHPAFSPQAGQRVFDLGKSLFAMERYDPKTEDRISCVFNISDHSQVLKLAVEGKDLISGEAFNGQMRLQPWQVVWIKHKLKAPERLGRLRRWRMKLIKRTKRYTISIKRTMR
- the argF gene encoding ornithine carbamoyltransferase, with protein sequence MSLLSKRHFLRLLDFTPSEISSLLKLSAELKAAKKNGTEKASLQGKNIALIFEKDSTRTRCSFEVAAYDQGAKVTYLGPSGSQIGHKESMKDTARVLGRMYDGIQYRGFGQDKVEILAQYAGVPVWNGLTNEFHPTQLLADLLTMQEHLPGQPLQGMRLAYLGDTRNNMGNSLLEAAALCGLDLRLVAPSACWPEAELVATCTHLAQENGGNITLTEDIAAGVKDADFLYTDVWVSMGEPKEVWKERINLLRAYQVNSAMLALTGNPQVKFLHCLPAFHDDQTTLGKQMAEEYGLQGGMEVTDDVFESSHSVVFDQAENRLHTIKAVMVATLGNA